From a region of the Deltaproteobacteria bacterium genome:
- a CDS encoding thiolase family protein — protein MKARDVVLVDGIRTAFGRAGEQGFFWHTRADDMVVKVIRELLRRNPQVTPDMVEENIWGATTQEKDQGLTLGRSAALLAGLSEKCAGASVDRMCAGGMTAVTTAASEIALGAFDIVIAGGVEHMGHHPMGATADPNPRFLVDRLVSEDALVMGKTAENLHDLFPEITKEMADEYAVLSQQKTAKAYEQGKISRTIVPMTVYTTEGWLVADRDQQPRPDTTLEALRELRTPFRPLGKVTAGNSSGLNDGACGVLLMAADKAKELGIEPKMKMVAFTYAGVKPELMGLGPIPATHKILQITGLTMDDLGIIELNEAFAVQCLVFMKEFGLKIPDEPRVNPWGGAIALGHPLASSGPRLMIHLMHEFAEQPGVKYGLTTMCVGLGQGGAVVWENLQHNGAKPRRKKAASKRKKK, from the coding sequence ATGAAGGCACGGGATGTAGTGCTCGTTGACGGAATTCGCACCGCTTTCGGCAGGGCTGGAGAGCAGGGATTTTTCTGGCATACACGCGCCGACGATATGGTGGTCAAGGTCATTCGGGAGCTCTTGCGCCGCAATCCACAGGTTACCCCGGATATGGTGGAAGAGAACATCTGGGGAGCCACCACCCAAGAAAAAGACCAGGGCCTCACCCTGGGCAGATCTGCAGCCCTGCTGGCTGGACTTTCTGAAAAGTGCGCCGGGGCCTCGGTTGATCGAATGTGCGCCGGCGGCATGACGGCGGTTACTACTGCCGCCTCTGAAATTGCTCTCGGTGCCTTCGACATTGTCATTGCCGGAGGGGTGGAGCACATGGGCCATCATCCCATGGGAGCTACTGCAGATCCCAACCCTCGTTTCCTCGTTGATCGGCTGGTCTCCGAGGATGCTCTGGTCATGGGAAAGACTGCCGAGAATCTCCACGATCTCTTCCCAGAGATCACCAAAGAGATGGCTGATGAATATGCTGTACTGTCCCAGCAGAAGACGGCAAAGGCGTATGAACAGGGCAAGATCAGCAGGACCATTGTGCCCATGACGGTCTATACCACCGAAGGTTGGCTGGTGGCGGATCGAGATCAGCAGCCCCGTCCGGATACCACCCTCGAGGCGCTGCGGGAGCTGCGTACTCCCTTTCGCCCCCTGGGAAAAGTGACGGCCGGCAATTCTTCTGGTCTCAATGACGGCGCCTGTGGGGTGCTGCTCATGGCTGCAGACAAGGCAAAAGAACTCGGCATCGAGCCAAAGATGAAGATGGTTGCCTTTACCTATGCCGGGGTGAAGCCTGAACTGATGGGTCTTGGACCAATACCTGCCACCCATAAGATCCTGCAGATAACCGGACTTACTATGGATGACCTGGGCATTATTGAATTGAACGAGGCCTTTGCTGTGCAGTGCCTTGTCTTTATGAAAGAATTTGGCCTGAAAATTCCAGACGAACCTCGCGTCAATCCTTGGGGCGGAGCAATTGCCCTGGGCCATCCCCTGGCCTCTTCCGGGCCGAGATTGATGATTCACCTCATGCACGAATTTGCCGAACAGCCCGGGGTAAAATATGGTCTCACCACCATGTGTGTGGGCCTGGGGCAGGGAGGTGCGGTTGTCTGGGAAAATTTGCAGCACAACGGCGCCAAACCACGGCGGAAAAAGGCCGCCTCCAAAAGGAAAAAGAAATGA
- a CDS encoding enoyl-CoA hydratase/isomerase family protein yields MAKVVTRFYPRFYSSRVGKIALLTMDNGADYKKPTTFGQQALESLNEALDVIVKEPEVKGLLLTGKPYIFAAGADLTEIPFINTFEQGRDIGRFGHASFKRLMDLPYPTVAAINGAALGGGLEISLYCDYRTVAKTAFPIGFPECFLGLVPGWGGCTLTPRLIGLEKALEIIIYNPLKQNRFISGPAAFEMGLADRLFDSAEFLDESLLFLEGIISGREKVERAQVSSANLKALLTEAKKFVDSKVHGAAVAPYRALELLEGAFSWDVEQGFAEEDKALGDLIKSRQCKASIYSFDLVQRRAKRPEGVPEVPPQKITKVGIVGAGLMASQLALLFIQRYGVPVVMKDIKQEFVDKGLKYVHDELGKLVEKGKLTQAKARYLGSLVQGTLEWDSFADCDFVIEAVFEDMQVKKQVFAEAEKVVSESCILASNTSSLSVSEMASDLKYGDRVVGFHFFNPVAILPLVEIIRGQHTSDAAVATSFAAARKLKKNGILVKDSPAFLVNRLLTKMMVDCLELVDEGAGFEQVDEAMLSLGLPMAPFELLGLVGPAVALHVLGTLNQAFGPQRFPMNTNLQRLVEANKKGIYQGEPPNRRVDATVEALWQKKGDKEFRREEIIERVLVNLTREIDLILQEGVVTDSRDVDLAMLLGAGWPFFMGGITMYLDMAGYTPKVLQKVFFTF; encoded by the coding sequence ATGGCCAAAGTCGTGACCAGATTCTATCCAAGGTTTTATTCGTCCAGAGTGGGAAAGATTGCTCTTCTTACTATGGACAACGGGGCTGATTACAAGAAGCCAACCACCTTCGGTCAGCAGGCTCTGGAGTCTCTGAACGAAGCGCTGGATGTAATTGTCAAAGAACCGGAGGTCAAAGGACTGCTCCTCACAGGCAAGCCCTATATTTTTGCTGCCGGTGCTGACCTCACAGAGATTCCCTTCATCAATACCTTCGAGCAGGGAAGAGACATCGGTCGTTTCGGTCACGCCTCTTTCAAACGGTTAATGGATCTGCCCTATCCCACTGTGGCTGCCATAAATGGTGCCGCCCTGGGTGGTGGTCTGGAGATTTCTCTCTACTGCGACTATCGCACTGTTGCCAAGACAGCCTTTCCTATTGGCTTTCCTGAGTGTTTCCTGGGATTGGTTCCGGGTTGGGGTGGCTGCACTCTCACCCCCCGCCTGATTGGCCTGGAAAAGGCGCTGGAAATCATCATCTACAATCCCTTGAAGCAGAATCGTTTCATCAGCGGTCCGGCGGCCTTCGAGATGGGTCTTGCTGACCGGTTGTTCGACTCTGCTGAATTCCTGGACGAATCCCTCCTCTTCCTGGAGGGGATCATCTCCGGCAGGGAAAAGGTGGAGCGCGCCCAGGTCAGTTCTGCTAATCTCAAGGCGCTGCTGACCGAGGCCAAGAAATTTGTGGACAGCAAAGTCCATGGAGCTGCTGTTGCCCCGTACCGGGCCCTGGAATTGTTGGAGGGCGCCTTTTCCTGGGATGTGGAGCAGGGATTTGCCGAGGAAGACAAGGCTCTGGGAGATCTGATCAAGAGCAGGCAGTGCAAGGCCTCGATCTATTCCTTCGATCTGGTCCAGCGGCGCGCCAAACGTCCCGAGGGTGTACCCGAGGTCCCGCCGCAAAAGATAACCAAGGTGGGCATTGTGGGCGCCGGCCTCATGGCCTCCCAACTCGCTCTGCTTTTCATCCAGCGCTATGGAGTGCCAGTGGTGATGAAAGACATCAAACAGGAATTCGTAGACAAGGGGCTGAAGTATGTTCACGATGAACTGGGCAAGCTGGTAGAAAAAGGTAAATTGACACAGGCCAAGGCTCGTTACCTCGGATCTCTCGTCCAGGGCACCCTGGAGTGGGACAGCTTCGCGGACTGCGACTTTGTCATCGAGGCGGTATTCGAAGATATGCAGGTAAAAAAGCAGGTCTTTGCTGAGGCCGAAAAGGTGGTGTCAGAGAGCTGCATTCTGGCCTCCAATACCTCCAGCCTGTCCGTTTCCGAGATGGCCTCTGATCTGAAGTACGGTGACCGGGTAGTGGGTTTTCATTTTTTTAATCCTGTGGCAATCTTGCCGCTGGTGGAAATCATCCGGGGTCAGCACACCAGTGACGCTGCTGTGGCCACCAGTTTTGCTGCTGCCAGGAAACTGAAAAAGAACGGCATCCTGGTAAAAGATTCTCCGGCATTTCTGGTAAATCGCCTGTTGACCAAGATGATGGTCGATTGCCTGGAGCTTGTTGATGAGGGGGCCGGCTTTGAACAGGTGGATGAGGCCATGCTGAGCCTTGGGCTGCCCATGGCTCCCTTCGAGCTCCTGGGCCTGGTGGGTCCGGCAGTGGCGCTCCACGTGCTGGGCACCTTGAATCAGGCCTTCGGCCCGCAACGCTTTCCAATGAATACCAACCTGCAGCGGCTGGTGGAGGCAAACAAGAAAGGTATCTATCAAGGCGAGCCGCCGAATCGCCGAGTGGATGCAACAGTTGAGGCTTTATGGCAGAAAAAGGGTGACAAAGAGTTTCGCCGGGAAGAGATTATCGAGCGCGTTCTCGTCAATCTCACCAGGGAGATCGATCTGATCCTCCAGGAGGGCGTGGTCACAGACAGCAGGGATGTTGATCTGGCCATGCTGCTCGGGGCCGGCTGGCCTTTCTTTATGGGCGGCATCACCATGTATCTGGACATGGCCGGCTATACTCCCAAGGTGCTGCAGAAGGTGTTTTTCACTTTTTAG
- a CDS encoding radical SAM protein, with translation MRVLLISANTEKINMPILPLGLACVAAATRLAGHQVAFVDLMPEEYTYGVLEEAAENFKPEVVGVSVRNIDDQNMAAPQFLLEQVREVINKCRSLTDAPIVLGGAGYSIYPQEALAYLGADMGIQGEGEIAFPILVEKLQRGQDVNGTPGLYLPGGVLQTKRRYCKDLDALPSPQDHLWSASSSYLEDQDFWLPLQTRRGCPLNCSYCSTPTIEGKIIRKRSPERVVEEISELVATGFKRFHFVDNTFNLPYSYAADLCGRLAAAELDIAWRGIVYPWKVDEELVKWMARAGCKEVALGFESGSERILRAMNKRFTLDDVRTISGILGAYGIYRLGFLLLGHPGETRRTAEESLVFADSLNLELIKVTCGIRIYPYTSLARAALAEGMLAADDDLLQPRFYLVKGLEQWLPETVRTWMDERPHWVS, from the coding sequence ATGAGAGTACTCCTCATATCGGCAAATACTGAAAAGATCAACATGCCCATCTTACCCCTAGGGCTGGCCTGCGTGGCAGCGGCTACACGGTTGGCTGGACACCAGGTAGCCTTTGTTGACCTCATGCCCGAAGAGTATACCTACGGAGTCCTCGAGGAGGCCGCAGAAAACTTCAAGCCAGAGGTGGTCGGCGTCTCGGTGAGAAACATTGACGACCAGAACATGGCAGCCCCGCAATTTCTGCTGGAACAGGTAAGAGAAGTCATCAACAAATGCCGCAGCTTGACTGACGCCCCAATCGTGCTGGGCGGTGCCGGCTATAGCATCTACCCCCAGGAAGCCCTGGCCTACCTGGGTGCTGATATGGGAATTCAGGGAGAAGGAGAAATAGCCTTTCCCATCTTGGTGGAAAAATTGCAAAGAGGACAGGATGTTAACGGCACTCCCGGACTCTATCTTCCCGGCGGCGTCCTGCAGACGAAGAGGCGGTACTGCAAGGATCTGGATGCCCTCCCCTCTCCCCAGGATCACCTCTGGTCCGCTTCATCTTCCTACCTTGAAGATCAGGACTTCTGGCTGCCCTTGCAGACCAGACGGGGTTGTCCTTTGAACTGCAGCTATTGTTCAACACCTACTATAGAGGGCAAGATCATTCGGAAGCGCTCGCCAGAGAGGGTGGTCGAGGAAATCTCTGAACTGGTCGCCACGGGCTTCAAACGCTTCCATTTTGTGGACAATACTTTCAACCTGCCCTACTCCTATGCTGCAGACCTTTGCGGCAGGTTGGCGGCGGCAGAGCTGGACATTGCTTGGCGAGGAATCGTCTATCCATGGAAGGTGGATGAAGAGCTGGTGAAGTGGATGGCGCGAGCCGGGTGCAAGGAGGTTGCCCTAGGCTTTGAAAGTGGCAGCGAAAGAATCCTGCGGGCCATGAACAAGCGGTTCACGCTTGATGATGTCCGCACAATCTCAGGGATCCTCGGGGCGTACGGGATCTATCGCCTGGGTTTTCTCCTGCTGGGTCATCCGGGAGAAACGAGACGGACTGCCGAAGAAAGTCTAGTCTTCGCTGATTCTCTCAATCTCGAGTTGATAAAGGTGACCTGCGGCATTCGAATTTATCCCTACACTTCGCTGGCAAGAGCTGCACTTGCAGAAGGGATGCTCGCTGCAGATGATGATCTGCTCCAGCCACGATTCTATCTCGTCAAAGGACTGGAGCAGTGGTTACCCGAAACCGTCCGCACCTGGATGGATGAGCGGCCACACTGGGTAAGCTGA
- a CDS encoding CerR family C-terminal domain-containing protein, whose translation MAVREDGKETRKRLLEAGCQVFAEKGYQGARVADICRQAGANVAAVNYHFGDKAALYSQAWIHAFKKSGGPVLPDSGSSSPEEQLRIYIHSLIQYFTDQSAEGEFTRLYLMELANPTGLIQDIWHELIEPRRRVLLGIIRKIMGTKVSDEMVLFCEMSIINQCRTLHTIRRSDLEYLLGQPLSTDLIKRFADHVSRFSLAGIKAVGKYPD comes from the coding sequence ATGGCCGTACGAGAGGATGGCAAGGAAACACGCAAGCGACTTCTGGAGGCCGGCTGTCAGGTGTTTGCTGAAAAGGGCTACCAGGGCGCCAGGGTGGCCGACATCTGCCGGCAGGCCGGGGCCAACGTGGCTGCCGTCAACTATCACTTTGGCGACAAGGCTGCTCTGTACAGCCAGGCCTGGATTCATGCCTTTAAAAAGAGCGGCGGACCTGTATTGCCTGATTCTGGTAGCTCTTCTCCAGAGGAGCAACTGCGAATCTACATTCATTCCCTCATACAATACTTCACAGACCAGAGCGCTGAGGGGGAGTTCACTCGCCTATATCTTATGGAATTGGCCAATCCCACCGGACTAATACAGGACATTTGGCACGAGCTGATCGAACCTCGGCGACGGGTACTGCTGGGGATCATCCGCAAGATTATGGGGACTAAAGTGAGTGATGAAATGGTGTTGTTCTGCGAAATGAGTATTATCAATCAGTGCCGCACCCTTCATACCATCAGGCGCAGCGATCTGGAGTATTTACTAGGTCAGCCCCTTTCTACTGATTTGATCAAGCGTTTTGCCGACCACGTCAGTCGATTTTCTCTCGCGGGGATCAAGGCGGTTGGGAAATATCCGGACTAA
- a CDS encoding efflux RND transporter periplasmic adaptor subunit — translation MVRIVRVTLQDVNPPAEYVGHVEAIQAVDLRARVEGFLEQVNFREGDFVHAGGLLYLIEQAPYQARVAADKARVAQAEAELDRASRHLKRLRAARPESIRATDMDDAVAAELRAQAQLAEARATLTRSLLDLGYTTIKAPISGRLGRTAYTRGNLVNQASGPLARIVQMDPIRVVYSVSENEVAAIQMALKDSSPRSKKPILVPRIRLPNGELYEPPGRLDFVDNEVDKGTGTIAVWAVFENHDNLLLPGQYVTVLVSRSKPRMLPVVPQSAIQEDRQGRYVLVVDGSNRVLQRRVKTGPVVGAMWAIESGLAPEDKVIVQGVQKVRPGQIVKTTITGKGQER, via the coding sequence TTGGTGAGGATTGTTCGCGTCACGCTGCAAGATGTCAACCCTCCGGCGGAATATGTAGGACATGTGGAGGCTATCCAGGCGGTGGACCTGCGAGCGCGGGTGGAGGGTTTTCTGGAACAAGTCAACTTCAGAGAAGGCGATTTCGTCCACGCCGGAGGTCTCCTTTACCTTATCGAACAGGCGCCTTACCAAGCCAGGGTTGCCGCCGACAAGGCCAGGGTGGCCCAGGCTGAAGCAGAGCTCGACCGGGCCTCCCGGCATCTGAAGCGGTTGCGGGCGGCGCGACCAGAAAGCATCCGGGCAACCGACATGGACGACGCCGTGGCCGCTGAGCTCCGGGCGCAGGCACAGCTTGCCGAAGCCCGGGCCACATTGACTCGTTCTCTGCTGGACCTCGGCTACACTACCATCAAGGCACCCATCAGCGGCCGTCTCGGCCGTACTGCTTACACCAGGGGCAATCTGGTGAATCAGGCTTCTGGACCACTGGCCCGAATTGTCCAGATGGATCCCATCCGGGTGGTCTATTCCGTCAGCGAAAATGAAGTGGCAGCCATCCAAATGGCCCTTAAAGATTCTTCCCCGCGTAGCAAGAAACCAATTCTGGTGCCCCGCATCAGACTGCCGAACGGCGAATTATATGAGCCTCCTGGGCGCCTGGACTTCGTGGACAACGAGGTAGATAAAGGCACTGGAACCATAGCTGTGTGGGCGGTATTCGAGAATCATGACAATTTACTGCTGCCAGGACAATACGTTACCGTTCTGGTCAGCCGGAGCAAACCACGAATGCTGCCAGTGGTACCACAGTCTGCCATACAGGAAGATCGTCAAGGACGCTACGTGCTGGTTGTAGATGGCAGCAACCGGGTGCTCCAGCGTCGGGTCAAGACCGGGCCTGTTGTCGGCGCCATGTGGGCCATCGAATCAGGCCTGGCGCCTGAAGACAAGGTCATCGTCCAGGGAGTGCAGAAGGTCCGTCCCGGCCAGATAGTGAAAACTACAATCACTGGCAAAGGACAGGAGAGGTAA
- a CDS encoding multidrug efflux RND transporter permease subunit yields MFSQIFIERPRLAMVVSIIITLAGLIALFNIPVAQYPEITPPVIRVTAIYPGANAQVVADTVAAPIEKEVNGVDNMLYMSSTASNDGRYELSVTFAVGTDPDIDQVNLQNRVQLATSKLPKEVVDQGIDVRKRSASMMAVVCFYSPKSSRDRLFLSNYVSKNIKDTLVRLKGVSDAFIFGELEYSMRIWMDPDRLTALGLTADDVTTAIRQQNIQAAVGSVGSEPVADSQQVQYTLRTRGRLEDVRDFENIVVRTNARGGLLRLGDIARVELGARTYGHRSILNGGPTVALALYRSPGANALDTMKEVRSELDRLAQRQPSDVEYRIILDTTKYVSAAIHEIEFTLVLTFVLVVAVIFIFLQDWRASLIPTVTVPVSLIGTFGVLLALGYNANTVSLFALIMAIGLVVDDAIVVVENVHRVMQEEDLDAKAAAIKAMGQVIGPIIATTLVLLAVFVPVGFMPGISGQLYRQFAVTICTSVVISAINALTLSPALCATLLRPPRAIRRGPLAWFNRALAASRRGYVTGTSWLIRRLLVVLLLLTGIFASSYFLFTSRPTSFLPKEDQGYFFVNVQLPEAASLARTSEVLQLVTRELQSIKGVDNVIGVSGFSLLSGNADNVGFGIGILAPWDKRTRPDLQLGAIMGQAQRKVAAIFSANIFAFTPPAILGLGTTGGFDFRLQALEDQSPMEIAATTRALVIAANQDPVLMGVFSTYTANTPQLFVNLDRTRAEYLKVPVSRVFSTLQAQLGSRYVNDFNLYKRVYQVKVQADALHRDSEEDIALLYVRSNDGNMVPMRSLLSLSTVLAPQIVKRYNQFASVQINGNAAPGFSSGNAMAAMERLAAKTLPQGYGYDWSSMSFQERKAGGKVSFLFGLALLFGYLFLVGQYESWTIPLPIIVYIPVATLGALIGLWVAGLSLSIYAQIGLVLLVGLASKNAILIVEFSRDRRQEGLSVEKAAVEGARIRFRPVLMTAFTFILGVTPMLIATGAGANSRRHIGTTVFSGMLMATLVGIFLIPPLYFAFQSFREKGHAWRIRRRKEAAN; encoded by the coding sequence ATGTTTTCACAGATCTTTATAGAGCGGCCACGTTTGGCCATGGTGGTCTCGATCATCATCACCCTGGCCGGCCTGATCGCCCTGTTCAACATTCCCGTGGCCCAGTATCCAGAGATCACCCCGCCGGTAATTCGGGTGACGGCAATCTATCCGGGGGCCAATGCCCAGGTGGTGGCGGACACTGTAGCCGCACCCATTGAGAAAGAGGTGAACGGCGTCGACAATATGCTTTATATGTCCTCCACCGCTTCCAACGACGGCCGATATGAGCTGAGCGTCACTTTCGCGGTGGGTACAGATCCTGACATTGACCAGGTCAATCTGCAGAACAGGGTACAGTTGGCAACTTCCAAATTACCCAAGGAGGTGGTTGATCAGGGGATAGATGTCCGCAAACGTTCTGCCAGCATGATGGCAGTGGTCTGTTTTTACTCGCCCAAGAGCAGTCGGGACAGACTTTTCTTGAGCAATTACGTGAGCAAAAACATCAAGGACACTCTGGTGCGTTTGAAGGGCGTCAGCGATGCCTTTATTTTCGGAGAATTGGAATACAGCATGCGGATCTGGATGGACCCGGACCGTTTGACCGCGCTGGGCCTCACCGCTGATGATGTTACCACCGCCATCCGGCAGCAGAATATCCAGGCGGCTGTTGGATCTGTGGGCTCAGAGCCGGTGGCGGACAGCCAGCAGGTCCAGTACACTTTACGGACAAGGGGACGTCTTGAGGATGTGCGAGATTTCGAAAATATTGTGGTGCGTACCAATGCTCGAGGGGGCCTATTGCGCCTCGGCGATATTGCCAGGGTGGAGTTGGGGGCAAGAACCTATGGCCACCGCTCCATCCTCAATGGCGGTCCCACTGTGGCGTTGGCACTCTACCGATCCCCGGGAGCCAATGCTCTGGACACCATGAAGGAAGTGAGAAGCGAGCTCGATCGTCTGGCACAACGACAGCCAAGTGATGTGGAATATCGGATCATACTCGACACTACCAAGTATGTCTCCGCCGCCATCCACGAGATAGAATTTACACTGGTTTTGACCTTTGTGCTGGTGGTGGCGGTGATATTCATTTTCTTGCAGGACTGGCGGGCCAGCCTGATACCGACTGTAACTGTACCGGTTTCACTGATAGGCACCTTCGGAGTGTTGCTGGCCCTGGGCTACAACGCCAACACCGTTTCCCTGTTCGCCCTGATCATGGCCATCGGCCTGGTAGTGGACGACGCCATCGTGGTGGTGGAGAACGTCCATCGGGTCATGCAGGAGGAAGATCTAGATGCCAAGGCGGCGGCTATCAAGGCTATGGGCCAGGTGATCGGACCCATTATCGCTACTACCCTTGTATTGCTGGCTGTCTTTGTGCCGGTGGGATTCATGCCCGGCATCAGCGGCCAACTCTACAGGCAGTTTGCCGTGACCATCTGCACCTCGGTGGTCATTTCAGCCATAAATGCTCTGACCCTGAGTCCTGCGCTCTGTGCTACCTTGCTGAGGCCGCCCCGGGCCATTCGGCGAGGACCACTGGCATGGTTCAACCGCGCACTTGCCGCTTCGCGCAGGGGATATGTGACAGGGACCAGCTGGCTGATCAGGAGACTGCTGGTCGTGCTGCTGCTTCTGACTGGCATCTTCGCTAGCAGCTATTTTCTGTTCACAAGCCGTCCCACCAGTTTTCTGCCCAAAGAGGACCAGGGATACTTCTTTGTGAACGTTCAACTGCCGGAGGCCGCTTCACTTGCCCGCACCAGCGAGGTTTTGCAGCTGGTCACCAGAGAACTCCAGAGCATCAAAGGAGTTGATAATGTCATTGGCGTAAGCGGCTTCAGCCTGCTGAGCGGCAATGCCGACAATGTGGGGTTTGGCATCGGCATTCTTGCCCCCTGGGATAAACGCACTCGGCCCGACTTGCAGCTTGGTGCCATCATGGGGCAGGCACAGAGAAAAGTGGCTGCCATATTCTCGGCCAACATATTTGCCTTCACTCCTCCAGCGATCCTGGGCCTCGGCACAACAGGCGGCTTTGACTTCCGACTGCAAGCTCTGGAGGATCAGAGCCCAATGGAAATTGCCGCCACAACCCGGGCACTGGTCATTGCTGCCAATCAGGATCCGGTACTCATGGGGGTTTTCAGCACCTATACGGCAAATACCCCTCAGCTTTTCGTCAATCTTGACCGCACCAGAGCTGAATATCTCAAAGTTCCAGTCAGCAGGGTCTTCTCCACCCTGCAGGCCCAGCTTGGCTCGCGGTATGTGAATGACTTTAATCTCTATAAGCGTGTCTATCAGGTCAAGGTGCAGGCCGATGCGCTGCACCGTGATTCTGAAGAAGACATAGCTCTTCTCTATGTACGCAGCAACGACGGCAACATGGTGCCTATGAGGAGCCTGCTCTCTCTGTCGACTGTGCTGGCCCCCCAGATTGTAAAGCGCTATAACCAGTTCGCCAGTGTCCAGATCAATGGCAATGCTGCCCCTGGCTTCAGTTCGGGGAATGCCATGGCAGCCATGGAGCGGTTGGCTGCAAAGACCTTACCACAAGGATACGGCTATGACTGGTCCTCCATGTCCTTTCAGGAGCGCAAGGCGGGAGGGAAAGTCTCGTTCCTTTTCGGTCTGGCTTTGCTTTTTGGTTACCTTTTCCTGGTGGGGCAATATGAGAGCTGGACCATCCCTCTACCCATCATTGTCTATATCCCGGTTGCTACCCTGGGGGCTCTTATCGGGTTGTGGGTTGCAGGGCTGAGCCTCAGCATCTACGCCCAGATCGGTCTGGTGCTGCTGGTGGGCCTGGCCAGCAAAAATGCGATCCTTATAGTGGAGTTTTCCAGGGACCGCCGTCAAGAAGGTCTGTCCGTAGAAAAGGCTGCGGTGGAAGGGGCACGGATTCGTTTCCGACCTGTGTTGATGACAGCCTTTACCTTCATTCTGGGGGTGACGCCAATGCTTATTGCTACTGGTGCCGGTGCCAATAGTCGCCGGCACATCGGCACCACAGTATTTTCTGGCATGCTGATGGCCACCTTGGTCGGTATTTTCCTCATACCACCGCTATACTTCGCCTTTCAATCATTTCGTGAAAAAGGACACGCCTGGCGTATACGGCGCCGCAAGGAAGCAGCAAACTGA
- a CDS encoding efflux transporter outer membrane subunit, with the protein MKTINFIGKGRAQNRWCCLRAILLGTLMVVTLPGCAAVGPDYVPVEPEAPAKWHAELQGGLTAEQLNPQTLAHWWTTLHDPQLSSLEKRAVEGNLDLKEARARIREARALRGISKANLFPTVDAVGSITDHRNSENSGPGTGQRRSESNGTGTDRAGSKSAPGLENKLYSAGFDASWELDVFGGVRRSVEAAEANLQAAQEDLHDVLVSLLAEVALNYVEVRAFQARLAVTEANTKTQQESYDLNKSRYQAGLIDELAVQESLRILEASRSQIPALETGLEAAKNRLAVLLGEQPGTLHRELAAKRPIPVLPPTVVVGIPADTLRHRPDIRRAERLVAARTAEIGVATADLYPRFRLFGTIGLESISSDDFFEYGSRTWTFGPAVSWNVFDAGAIRQNIKVHTARQEQALIQYEATVLRAQEEIENVLVAYAKEQHRRESLVRAATAAKRAALLAQDQYQAGLVDFNNVLDAQRSLLILQDQLAQSDAAVTANLVRLYKALGGGWKSLKPSADKSTEFVKDSMAP; encoded by the coding sequence ATGAAAACGATCAACTTCATCGGGAAAGGTCGTGCACAGAATAGGTGGTGCTGTCTACGGGCCATTTTGCTGGGCACACTGATGGTTGTGACTCTACCTGGATGCGCGGCGGTCGGCCCCGATTATGTTCCTGTGGAGCCTGAGGCACCGGCAAAATGGCATGCCGAACTCCAGGGTGGTTTGACGGCCGAACAGCTGAATCCCCAAACTCTGGCGCATTGGTGGACGACTCTCCATGATCCGCAGCTTTCCAGCCTTGAGAAACGCGCTGTCGAGGGCAATCTTGATCTGAAAGAGGCAAGGGCCCGAATCAGGGAAGCCCGCGCCCTCCGCGGCATCAGCAAGGCTAATCTTTTCCCTACTGTGGACGCAGTCGGCTCCATCACAGATCACCGCAACAGTGAAAATAGTGGACCGGGAACGGGGCAACGCAGGAGCGAAAGCAACGGCACAGGAACGGACCGGGCCGGCAGCAAAAGTGCCCCAGGGCTTGAGAACAAACTCTATTCCGCCGGCTTTGACGCCAGCTGGGAATTGGATGTATTTGGCGGCGTTCGTCGGTCGGTGGAAGCGGCCGAAGCGAACCTGCAAGCCGCCCAAGAGGATCTGCACGACGTCCTGGTCAGCCTGCTGGCTGAAGTGGCCCTGAACTATGTGGAGGTGAGAGCATTCCAGGCTCGCTTGGCGGTGACCGAAGCCAATACCAAGACTCAGCAAGAAAGCTATGATCTCAATAAGTCGCGCTACCAGGCAGGGCTTATCGACGAACTTGCCGTGCAAGAATCTCTCCGAATTCTAGAGGCATCGCGTTCGCAAATACCGGCGCTGGAGACGGGGCTGGAAGCGGCCAAAAATCGATTGGCGGTGCTGCTGGGGGAGCAGCCCGGCACACTTCATCGAGAACTGGCCGCAAAACGACCTATCCCGGTATTGCCGCCAACTGTGGTTGTCGGAATTCCAGCTGACACCCTGCGCCACCGGCCCGACATCCGGAGAGCCGAACGGTTGGTGGCGGCCAGGACCGCTGAAATCGGGGTGGCCACCGCGGATCTCTATCCAAGATTCCGCCTCTTCGGCACCATCGGACTCGAGTCCATATCCAGCGACGATTTTTTTGAATACGGCAGCCGGACCTGGACCTTCGGGCCAGCCGTCTCCTGGAACGTCTTTGATGCCGGCGCCATCCGCCAGAACATCAAAGTGCATACCGCCCGCCAGGAGCAGGCCCTGATTCAATACGAAGCCACGGTCCTCAGGGCCCAGGAGGAAATAGAAAACGTGCTGGTAGCCTATGCCAAGGAACAGCATCGAAGAGAGTCCCTCGTCAGGGCTGCGACTGCAGCTAAGCGGGCCGCTCTGCTGGCCCAGGACCAGTACCAGGCTGGTCTAGTGGATTTCAATAATGTGCTGGACGCCCAGCGCTCGCTCCTCATCTTGCAGGATCAACTGGCCCAGAGCGACGCTGCTGTGACTGCAAACCTCGTACGTCTCTACAAGGCCCTCGGCGGCGGTTGGAAATCTCTGAAGCCGTCTGCCGATAAATCGACAGAATTTGTGAAAGATAGCATGGCTCCATGA